Proteins encoded in a region of the Mucilaginibacter sabulilitoris genome:
- the rimP gene encoding ribosome assembly cofactor RimP, which translates to MNIEKRVKELVEEKIADKPNLFLVDVKMHPNGKLIVLIDGDNGVGIDDCVQVSRHVGFHLEEENVIETAYNLEVSSPGIDFPLSSPRQYAKNIGRNLTIKMADGAKREGKLTAIAEDAVIIEEKVKEKGKKAETVESVIPIDKITETKVLISFK; encoded by the coding sequence ATGAATATTGAAAAAAGAGTAAAAGAGCTGGTAGAGGAGAAGATTGCCGATAAGCCGAATTTGTTTTTAGTGGATGTTAAAATGCACCCGAACGGAAAGCTGATTGTGCTTATTGATGGCGACAATGGTGTAGGTATTGATGATTGTGTGCAGGTGAGCAGGCATGTGGGTTTTCACCTGGAAGAAGAGAATGTGATAGAAACGGCGTATAACCTGGAAGTGTCATCTCCGGGAATTGATTTTCCGCTGTCATCGCCCAGGCAATACGCCAAAAACATAGGTCGTAACTTAACCATAAAAATGGCCGATGGGGCCAAAAGAGAAGGTAAATTAACAGCTATCGCCGAAGATGCTGTTATTATTGAGGAAAAAGTAAAAGAAAAAGGGAAAAAAGCCGAAACTGTTGAGAGCGTTATCCCTATTGATAAAATAACAGAAACAAAAGTTTTAATATCATTCAAGTAG
- the nusA gene encoding transcription termination factor NusA — protein MSNINLIDSFQEFKDFKNIDRPTMMSVLEDVFRSMIRKKYGTDENCDVIVNTDNGDLEIWRTRKVMEDGFSEDDDLEIELAEAQLLDADLEVGDDYIEQITLESFGRRAILAARQTLVSKILELEKDEIFKKYKDRVGEIVTGEVYQVWKKETLVLDDEGNELLLPKTEQIPADYFKKGDSVKAVVYKVDMLNSNPKIIISRTAPEFLQRLFELEVPEIFDGLITIKKIVREPGERAKVAVESYDDRIDPVGACVGMKGSRIHGIVRELKNENIDVINFTNNVQLYIQRALSPAKITSIKLDDEKKTAAVYLKPDQVSLAIGRGGHNIKLAGKLTGYEIDVYREADEHDEDVDIEEFSDEIDSWIIDEFKRIGLDTAKSVLALTVGELVKRTDLEEETVKEVLSILNAEFE, from the coding sequence ATGAGCAATATTAATTTAATTGATTCTTTTCAGGAATTTAAAGATTTCAAGAACATTGACCGCCCAACCATGATGAGCGTTTTGGAAGACGTTTTCAGAAGCATGATCAGGAAAAAATATGGCACCGACGAGAATTGCGACGTAATTGTTAACACGGACAACGGTGACTTGGAGATCTGGCGTACCCGTAAGGTAATGGAAGATGGTTTTAGTGAAGATGATGACCTTGAAATTGAACTGGCCGAAGCACAATTGCTTGATGCCGACCTGGAAGTTGGGGACGATTACATTGAGCAGATCACGCTGGAAAGCTTTGGCCGTCGTGCTATTTTAGCTGCACGCCAAACCCTGGTTTCAAAAATTCTGGAACTGGAGAAAGACGAGATCTTCAAAAAATATAAAGACCGTGTTGGCGAAATTGTTACCGGCGAGGTTTACCAGGTTTGGAAAAAAGAAACCCTGGTGCTTGATGACGAGGGTAATGAGTTATTACTGCCAAAAACAGAGCAGATACCTGCCGACTATTTTAAGAAAGGCGATAGCGTAAAAGCAGTGGTTTATAAGGTAGATATGCTGAACAGCAATCCTAAGATCATTATATCACGTACTGCTCCCGAGTTTTTACAGCGTTTGTTTGAACTGGAGGTACCGGAGATTTTCGACGGATTGATCACCATTAAAAAGATTGTACGTGAACCGGGCGAAAGAGCGAAGGTTGCTGTAGAATCATATGATGACCGTATTGACCCGGTTGGAGCTTGTGTGGGTATGAAAGGTTCACGTATACACGGTATAGTACGCGAATTGAAGAACGAAAATATCGACGTGATCAACTTTACCAATAACGTACAATTGTATATTCAGCGTGCTTTATCTCCGGCTAAAATAACCTCTATTAAGCTTGATGATGAGAAAAAAACCGCTGCAGTATATTTAAAGCCCGATCAGGTGTCGTTGGCTATTGGTCGCGGTGGTCATAATATAAAATTGGCAGGCAAACTGACCGGCTATGAAATTGATGTTTACCGTGAGGCAGATGAGCATGACGAGGATGTGGACATCGAAGAATTTTCAGATGAAATTGATAGCTGGATAATTGATGAATTTAAACGCATAGGTTTAGATACAGCAAAATCGGTACTTGCTTTAACAGTAGGAGAATTGGTAAAACGTACAGATTTGGAAGAAGAAACTGTAAAAGAAGTGTTATCAATATTGAATGCTGAGTTTGAATAA
- the infB gene encoding translation initiation factor IF-2, translating into MSEDKSIKLIKAVKELNIGMGTIVDFLATKGYKVEKQPMAKLDSDMYSALLKEFAVDKSIKEEAKQISIGKIRKEEPAAFPEKPVENRRSRDFENEEILIKNAGQYTSPQAEKPKPVEPAPEKSDERNDVLPGVKVVGKIDLNNLNAKPQPAAEKTVEAKPVEVAKQPEVVAPEPKPEPKVEAPKEVVAEAPKAEEPKVEAPKPVVAETPKPEEPKAPVAEQAPVAQAPVVETPAEDNNQEPDVIRAKAERLTGPNVIGKIQLPVNAPKRNPVASSSNANNADHKRKRKRKDNQGNPQQGGQGGGNHPHQGGGAHQGGSQQGGHNQPPAGGTINPNRPDFRNRANNPNAGGHNQGGGNRPDFRNRNAPQNNTPKEEPSEKDIQDQIKATLARLSGAGKSGKFAQRAKFRRQKRDDVASSAEELALEQELQSKVLKVTEFVTANELALMMDVSVTQIISTCMSLGMFVSINQRLDAETLSIVADEFGYQIEFVKPQDEEANLDQPDDPADLVPRAPIVTIMGHVDHGKTSLLDFIRKTNVIGGEAGGITQHIGAYEVTLPGDKGKITFLDTPGHEAFTAMRARGAQVTDIVIIVIAADDSVMPQTREAINHAQAAGAPIIFAFNKIDKPGANADKVREQLSTMNILVEEWGGKYQTQEISAKTGLNIDLLLEKVLLEAELLELKANPNKRAVGTVIEAALDKGRGIVTTILVQAGRLKVGDPILAGCYSGRVKALTNERGQRVESAGPSTPVQVLGMQGAPTAGDKFNALESEPEAREIANKRLQLQREQGLRTQKHITLDEIGRRLAVGNFKELNIIVKGDVDGSIEALSDSLLKLSTEQIQVNIISKAVGQISESDVLLASASDAIIIGFQVRPSGSARKLAEAEQIDIRLYSIIYDAINEIKAAMEGMLAPTFEEKIVANVEIRETFKISKVGTIAGCMVLDGKINRNSKIRVIRDGVVIYTGELASLKRFKDDVKEVNAGYECGLNIQNFNNIEVGDIVEAYENVEVKRKL; encoded by the coding sequence ATGTCAGAAGACAAATCAATAAAATTAATTAAGGCAGTAAAGGAACTCAACATTGGTATGGGTACTATTGTCGATTTTTTGGCTACAAAAGGCTATAAGGTTGAAAAGCAACCTATGGCAAAGCTGGATAGCGACATGTACAGCGCATTGTTGAAGGAGTTTGCTGTTGACAAAAGTATCAAGGAGGAAGCCAAGCAGATCAGTATCGGAAAGATCAGAAAAGAAGAGCCTGCAGCGTTTCCTGAAAAACCGGTTGAGAATCGCCGTTCAAGAGATTTTGAAAACGAAGAGATATTGATCAAAAATGCAGGTCAGTATACTTCGCCGCAGGCAGAAAAACCAAAACCGGTTGAGCCTGCTCCTGAAAAATCAGATGAGCGTAATGATGTTTTGCCTGGTGTTAAGGTGGTTGGTAAAATCGATCTTAATAACTTAAACGCAAAGCCGCAGCCTGCTGCTGAAAAAACAGTGGAGGCAAAGCCTGTGGAAGTTGCTAAGCAGCCAGAAGTTGTGGCTCCTGAGCCAAAACCAGAGCCTAAAGTTGAAGCGCCAAAAGAGGTTGTTGCGGAAGCACCTAAAGCTGAAGAGCCAAAGGTGGAGGCTCCGAAGCCAGTAGTTGCCGAAACACCAAAACCCGAAGAGCCAAAAGCGCCAGTAGCTGAACAGGCTCCTGTAGCTCAAGCTCCTGTTGTGGAAACACCTGCAGAGGACAACAATCAGGAACCTGATGTGATAAGGGCTAAGGCCGAACGCCTTACAGGACCTAACGTGATTGGTAAGATACAGTTGCCGGTTAATGCGCCAAAGCGTAATCCGGTAGCATCATCGTCAAACGCGAATAACGCTGATCATAAGCGCAAAAGAAAACGTAAAGATAATCAGGGAAACCCTCAGCAGGGCGGACAAGGAGGTGGCAATCATCCTCACCAGGGAGGAGGAGCACATCAGGGAGGTTCTCAGCAAGGAGGGCATAATCAGCCGCCAGCAGGGGGAACTATTAACCCTAACCGTCCCGATTTCAGGAACCGTGCCAATAATCCGAATGCAGGTGGTCATAATCAGGGGGGCGGCAATCGTCCTGATTTCAGGAATCGTAATGCCCCTCAAAACAATACCCCGAAAGAGGAACCGTCAGAAAAAGATATACAAGACCAGATCAAGGCAACACTTGCCCGCTTAAGCGGTGCGGGTAAATCTGGCAAGTTTGCACAGCGGGCTAAGTTCCGCCGTCAAAAACGTGACGATGTAGCTTCTTCTGCAGAAGAACTGGCACTGGAGCAGGAACTACAGTCAAAAGTGTTAAAGGTTACCGAGTTTGTAACTGCCAACGAATTGGCGCTGATGATGGATGTGTCTGTAACACAGATTATATCTACCTGTATGAGCCTGGGTATGTTCGTGTCTATTAACCAAAGGCTTGATGCCGAAACGTTGAGCATTGTTGCCGACGAATTTGGTTACCAGATAGAGTTTGTAAAACCACAGGATGAGGAAGCCAACCTTGACCAGCCAGATGATCCGGCTGATCTGGTTCCGCGTGCGCCAATTGTAACCATCATGGGCCACGTTGACCACGGTAAAACCTCACTGCTTGATTTTATACGCAAAACAAACGTAATAGGCGGCGAAGCCGGTGGTATTACCCAGCACATTGGTGCTTACGAGGTAACCCTGCCTGGCGATAAAGGAAAAATAACATTCCTGGATACTCCGGGTCACGAAGCGTTTACCGCCATGCGTGCAAGGGGTGCTCAGGTGACGGATATTGTAATTATAGTAATTGCCGCTGATGATAGCGTGATGCCGCAAACCCGCGAGGCCATAAACCACGCGCAGGCAGCAGGAGCACCTATTATCTTTGCTTTCAACAAAATTGATAAGCCGGGAGCTAATGCTGATAAAGTACGTGAGCAGTTATCTACCATGAATATTTTAGTTGAAGAGTGGGGTGGTAAATATCAAACACAGGAAATATCGGCCAAAACAGGTTTAAATATTGACCTGCTTTTAGAAAAAGTATTGCTTGAAGCCGAATTACTCGAATTAAAAGCTAACCCAAATAAACGCGCGGTAGGTACAGTTATTGAAGCGGCCCTTGATAAAGGCCGTGGTATTGTTACCACTATCCTTGTACAGGCTGGTCGCTTAAAAGTTGGCGACCCGATATTGGCTGGCTGTTACAGCGGTCGTGTTAAGGCATTAACCAATGAACGCGGTCAAAGAGTTGAATCTGCAGGCCCATCAACGCCGGTACAGGTATTGGGTATGCAGGGCGCACCAACAGCGGGTGATAAATTCAACGCGCTGGAAAGCGAACCGGAAGCCCGTGAAATTGCAAACAAACGTTTGCAATTACAACGTGAACAAGGTTTACGCACCCAGAAACACATCACTCTTGATGAAATTGGCCGTCGTTTGGCAGTTGGTAACTTTAAGGAGCTTAACATTATTGTTAAAGGTGATGTGGATGGTTCAATCGAAGCATTATCTGACTCATTGCTTAAACTTTCAACCGAGCAAATACAGGTTAACATTATATCAAAGGCAGTAGGTCAGATATCTGAGTCCGATGTATTGCTTGCATCAGCTTCTGATGCGATCATTATAGGTTTCCAGGTACGTCCGTCGGGAAGTGCCCGTAAATTGGCCGAGGCTGAACAAATCGATATCAGGTTGTATTCTATCATCTATGATGCCATCAACGAGATCAAAGCCGCGATGGAAGGTATGCTTGCGCCAACCTTTGAAGAGAAGATTGTTGCTAACGTAGAGATACGTGAAACCTTCAAAATCAGCAAGGTGGGTACTATTGCAGGTTGTATGGTGCTTGATGGTAAAATTAACCGTAACAGCAAAATCCGTGTTATACGCGATGGCGTTGTAATCTATACTGGTGAGCTGGCATCCTTAAAACGCTTTAAAGACGATGTTAAGGAAGTGAATGCAGGTTACGAATGCGGTTTAAATATCCAAAACTTTAACAACATAGAAGTAGGCGATATTGTTGAGGCCTATGAAAACGTAGAAGTAAAACGTAAATTATAA
- a CDS encoding TonB-dependent receptor → MKKIYFLSFCFLMLFKWGYAQQNTAISISVNFQQAGIDQFVTELEAKTGYHFYYNPAQFDSLKVTVQVNNKPIETVLTAAFKNTDFHYAISNRFIFLTRGREIQPKLAAGFFGNKPQANPQTNQPVSQTVTTNTPVADFTDEKEKKVPEATTENKLYEIGIKTNTIEPGRATLSGYVRDGKSGESVVGASIYVTNTKTGVATDQFGYFTITLPKGRQILSIRGIGMRDTRRQIVLYSDGKLNIEMQEQVTSLKEVKISAEKVANVRNVQLGVNRLDIKSIKQVPTVFGEADVLRVVLTLPGVQSVGEATTGFNVRGGAADQNLILLNDATIYNPSHFFGFFSSFNPDIVKEIELYKSSIPEKFGGRVSSVLDITNREGNKKKFTGSAGIGLITSRLNVEGPIIKDKTSFIFGGRVTYSDWLLKLLPEAYKHSQASFYDFNLDISHQIDEKNNIYLTGYISKDKFKLNSDTAYSYSNRNLNIKWKHNFNDKLFSLITTGIDHYQYDIASFDNPVNAYRLNFDINQTNLKADFTYYLNRKNTVNFGVSSIYYKLHPGNLQPNNVQSLVVPDVVPAQQALESGAYIGDKYDITDDLSLSVGVRYSLYNYLGPQTVYNYAPNLPKTSSNFLDSTTYSKNKVIKTYSGPEFRLSARYNLGDNTSIKGGYNTLRQYIHLLSNTTAIAPTDVWQLSDPNIKPQYGDQVSLGIYHNLQSNTIETSVEVYYKRLRDYLDYRSGANLVLNHHIENDVLGTEGKAYGIEFLVKKATGKANGWISYTYSRTFLKQDDINAGELINGGAYYPANFDKPHDFNFIGNYRFSHRFSVSLNVTYSTGRPITLPIAKYYYGGSERVYYSDRNAYRIPDYFRSDFSMNIEGNHKVHQLTHNSFTIGVYNLTGRQNAYSTYFTQQGGVINGFKLSIFAKPIPFINYNIRF, encoded by the coding sequence ATGAAAAAAATTTACTTTCTGAGTTTCTGTTTTTTGATGTTATTTAAGTGGGGTTATGCTCAGCAAAATACCGCCATATCAATAAGTGTAAACTTTCAACAAGCGGGTATAGACCAATTTGTAACAGAACTCGAAGCAAAAACAGGCTATCACTTTTATTATAACCCTGCCCAGTTTGACAGTTTAAAAGTTACTGTTCAGGTAAATAATAAGCCAATTGAAACTGTATTGACTGCTGCTTTTAAAAACACAGATTTTCACTACGCCATTTCTAACAGGTTCATATTCCTTACCCGGGGGCGCGAAATACAGCCTAAATTAGCTGCTGGTTTTTTCGGAAATAAACCCCAGGCTAATCCTCAAACTAATCAACCCGTAAGTCAGACTGTAACTACTAATACTCCTGTTGCCGATTTTACCGATGAAAAAGAAAAGAAGGTTCCGGAAGCAACTACCGAAAATAAATTATATGAAATAGGTATAAAAACAAATACCATTGAGCCAGGCAGGGCCACACTCTCTGGTTATGTACGTGATGGCAAATCTGGTGAATCAGTTGTAGGCGCCAGTATTTATGTTACCAACACCAAAACAGGAGTAGCTACAGATCAGTTTGGATATTTTACCATAACGCTGCCAAAGGGCAGGCAAATTTTAAGTATAAGAGGTATTGGCATGCGCGATACCCGCAGGCAAATTGTTCTCTATTCGGATGGTAAGCTCAATATTGAAATGCAGGAGCAGGTAACCAGTCTTAAAGAGGTGAAGATATCGGCTGAAAAAGTTGCCAATGTTCGTAATGTGCAGTTAGGCGTAAACCGTCTTGATATTAAAAGTATTAAACAAGTACCCACCGTATTTGGCGAGGCCGATGTGCTTCGGGTAGTGTTAACGCTGCCTGGTGTACAATCGGTAGGTGAGGCTACAACCGGGTTTAACGTTCGCGGTGGTGCCGCCGATCAAAATTTGATATTGCTGAATGATGCTACCATTTATAACCCCTCGCATTTCTTTGGGTTTTTCTCTTCCTTTAATCCGGATATCGTAAAAGAAATAGAGCTATATAAAAGCAGTATCCCCGAAAAATTTGGAGGCCGTGTATCCTCAGTGCTGGATATAACTAATCGCGAGGGTAATAAAAAGAAATTTACAGGTTCGGCCGGGATTGGTTTAATTACCAGCCGCCTTAATGTGGAGGGGCCAATTATTAAGGATAAAACATCGTTTATATTTGGTGGCCGCGTTACTTACTCTGATTGGCTGCTCAAACTGCTGCCCGAAGCTTACAAACACAGCCAGGCTTCATTTTATGATTTTAATCTTGATATAAGCCATCAAATTGATGAGAAAAACAATATTTACCTTACCGGTTACATAAGCAAGGATAAATTTAAACTAAACAGCGATACTGCGTATAGTTATAGTAACCGTAATCTCAATATTAAATGGAAGCATAATTTTAACGATAAGCTGTTTAGCCTCATCACTACCGGCATTGATCATTATCAATATGATATTGCCAGTTTTGATAACCCGGTTAATGCTTACAGACTTAATTTTGATATAAACCAAACCAATTTAAAAGCTGATTTTACTTATTATCTTAACCGTAAGAATACTGTTAATTTTGGCGTAAGCTCTATTTATTACAAATTGCATCCCGGCAACCTGCAGCCGAATAATGTTCAATCGTTGGTGGTGCCAGATGTTGTTCCGGCGCAGCAGGCCTTGGAAAGCGGTGCTTACATAGGCGATAAATACGATATTACCGATGATCTGTCTTTGAGCGTTGGTGTGCGGTATTCACTGTATAATTACCTGGGGCCTCAAACTGTTTATAATTATGCTCCCAATCTGCCCAAAACAAGTTCCAACTTTCTTGATAGTACCACCTATTCAAAGAATAAAGTAATTAAAACCTATTCTGGTCCCGAATTCAGGCTTTCGGCCCGTTATAATTTGGGAGATAATACCTCCATAAAGGGCGGATACAATACCTTAAGGCAATACATCCACCTGTTATCGAACACCACAGCCATAGCGCCTACCGATGTATGGCAATTAAGCGACCCCAATATTAAACCCCAGTATGGCGATCAGGTATCGTTAGGGATATATCATAATTTACAATCAAATACCATTGAAACTTCTGTTGAGGTTTATTATAAAAGATTAAGAGATTATCTGGATTACCGCAGTGGCGCCAACCTTGTGCTCAATCATCACATTGAAAATGATGTGCTGGGAACCGAAGGTAAAGCCTATGGTATAGAGTTTTTGGTTAAAAAAGCCACGGGTAAAGCAAACGGATGGATAAGCTATACCTATTCGCGCACGTTTTTAAAACAGGATGATATTAACGCCGGCGAACTGATCAATGGAGGCGCATACTATCCGGCTAATTTTGATAAGCCGCATGATTTTAATTTTATAGGTAATTACAGGTTTTCGCACAGGTTCAGCGTATCTTTGAATGTTACTTATAGCACAGGTCGTCCAATTACCCTGCCTATAGCCAAGTACTATTATGGCGGGTCTGAGCGGGTTTATTATTCAGATAGGAATGCTTATCGCATACCTGATTATTTCAGGTCCGATTTTTCGATGAATATTGAGGGTAATCATAAGGTACACCAGCTAACCCATAACTCGTTTACTATAGGCGTTTATAACCTTACCGGGCGCCAAAATGCCTATTCAACATATTTCACGCAGCAAGGTGGCGTAATAAACGGCTTTAAGCTATCCATATTTGCTAAACCCATACCATTTATTAATTACAATATCAGGTTTTAA
- a CDS encoding DUF4249 domain-containing protein translates to MNRELTYIYCLLALALATGCKKPYNPPVISSDNHYLVVEGVINSGNDSTFVSLSRTVKIAEDVRSQPVINSAVAIEGEQGGAMYDLQPLGDGRYFIGPMHLDATKKYRLHIKTSDNKEYASDYVEVKENPPIDSIGFTLKNNTLQIYVNTHNAANNTRYYRWDYAETWRFHTKFQSDYIVDPVTKQVRGRRPDEEVYYCFADDKSSNIIIGSSAKLAQDVIYQGPITTIPRDAEKISVRYSILLKQYALTKEGYQFWENMKKNTEQLGSIFDAQPTQLQGNIHCISNPAEPVIGYVSVTNTQSKRIFIDNSQIPDDWLVKYPYDCGIPDSARYFNPKSGIAEVDAFIVRGGAIALEKMYIQGADVGYTFSTEFCSVCTIRGRVQQPAFWK, encoded by the coding sequence ATGAACAGGGAGTTGACTTATATATATTGTTTACTTGCGCTTGCTTTAGCTACGGGGTGCAAAAAGCCATACAATCCTCCTGTGATTAGCTCTGACAATCATTATCTTGTTGTAGAGGGAGTAATAAACAGCGGTAACGACTCAACCTTTGTTAGCCTGAGCAGAACGGTAAAAATAGCAGAAGATGTGCGATCGCAGCCTGTAATCAATAGCGCTGTTGCTATTGAGGGTGAACAAGGTGGTGCTATGTATGATTTGCAACCCCTGGGTGATGGCCGGTATTTTATAGGCCCTATGCACCTTGATGCTACAAAAAAATATCGGCTGCACATTAAAACATCTGACAATAAGGAGTATGCTTCAGATTATGTAGAGGTAAAGGAAAATCCACCTATTGACAGTATTGGTTTTACGCTAAAGAACAATACCCTGCAGATATATGTAAATACACATAATGCGGCAAACAATACGCGCTATTATCGTTGGGATTATGCAGAAACCTGGAGGTTCCATACCAAGTTTCAGTCAGATTATATAGTTGATCCGGTAACCAAACAGGTAAGAGGGCGTCGGCCCGATGAAGAGGTGTATTATTGTTTTGCAGATGATAAATCGAGCAATATCATTATCGGTTCATCGGCAAAGCTTGCGCAGGATGTAATATATCAAGGGCCAATAACAACTATTCCGCGGGATGCAGAAAAGATATCTGTAAGGTATAGTATCCTCCTCAAGCAGTACGCCCTTACTAAGGAGGGCTACCAGTTCTGGGAAAACATGAAGAAAAATACCGAGCAGCTGGGTAGTATATTCGATGCCCAGCCTACGCAACTGCAGGGTAATATCCATTGCATAAGCAACCCTGCCGAACCCGTTATAGGTTATGTAAGTGTCACCAATACGCAGTCGAAAAGGATCTTTATTGATAATTCGCAGATACCCGACGATTGGCTTGTTAAATATCCTTATGACTGCGGTATACCCGATTCAGCACGCTATTTTAATCCAAAATCGGGCATAGCAGAGGTAGACGCATTTATTGTTCGAGGAGGCGCAATTGCTTTGGAAAAAATGTATATACAAGGAGCTGACGTAGGTTATACTTTCTCTACAGAGTTTTGTTCAGTTTGCACCATAAGAGGCAGGGTTCAACAGCCGGCATTTTGGAAATAA
- a CDS encoding DUF4249 domain-containing protein gives MIKDNYICYLIFLLVMATGCRKPYNPPVVSSDNHYLVVEGVINSGNDSTFVSLSKTVKISEDVKTQPVTDCAVAVESDQGGATYDLQSLGDGKYFTGPMHLDVTKKYRLHITTSDRKEYASDYVAVTPTPPIDSIGFVLKNNTVQVYVNTHDPADKTRYYRWDYAETWRFHARFNSDFLVDHVAKEVRGRRTGEEVYYCFADDRSSNIIIGSSAKLAQDVIFQGPITAIPRDAEKLELRYSILLKQYALTKDGYQFWENMRKNTEQLGSIFDAQPTQLKGNIHNINNSAEPVIGFITVTNTQSKRIYIDNSQLPDDWIAKYPYDCGMPDSARYLNPKSGVAEVNAYIINGGGIPLAKIFVEGIAIGYTYSSEVCSVCTIRGRTQRPAFWKDK, from the coding sequence ATGATAAAAGATAATTATATATGTTATTTGATATTCCTGTTAGTTATGGCTACAGGGTGCAGGAAACCGTATAACCCGCCTGTGGTTAGTTCAGACAATCATTACCTGGTTGTTGAGGGTGTAATTAATAGCGGTAATGATTCTACCTTTGTTAGCTTAAGTAAAACGGTTAAAATTTCTGAAGATGTAAAAACTCAGCCTGTAACCGACTGCGCTGTCGCTGTTGAAAGTGATCAGGGAGGAGCTACCTATGATTTGCAATCGCTTGGCGATGGAAAGTATTTTACGGGCCCCATGCATCTTGATGTAACTAAAAAGTACCGCTTACATATTACAACTTCAGATCGTAAAGAATACGCGTCAGATTATGTAGCCGTAACACCAACTCCTCCGATTGACAGCATTGGTTTCGTGCTCAAAAATAATACGGTGCAGGTGTACGTAAATACACATGATCCGGCTGATAAAACAAGATATTACCGTTGGGATTATGCAGAAACCTGGAGATTTCATGCCAGGTTCAATTCTGATTTTTTAGTTGACCATGTTGCTAAGGAAGTAAGGGGCCGGCGTACGGGTGAAGAGGTATATTACTGTTTTGCAGATGACAGGTCAAGCAATATTATTATTGGCTCATCGGCCAAGCTTGCACAGGATGTAATATTTCAGGGACCTATAACAGCCATTCCGCGTGATGCAGAAAAGCTGGAATTAAGGTACAGCATACTGCTTAAACAATATGCATTAACCAAAGACGGCTATCAGTTCTGGGAAAATATGCGAAAAAACACCGAGCAGTTAGGTAGCATATTTGATGCCCAGCCAACACAATTGAAAGGCAATATCCATAATATAAATAATTCGGCCGAACCGGTTATTGGCTTTATAACCGTTACCAATACACAGTCGAAAAGAATATACATAGATAATTCACAACTACCTGATGACTGGATTGCTAAATACCCTTATGATTGTGGTATGCCCGATTCTGCACGTTACCTTAACCCTAAGTCAGGTGTAGCAGAGGTAAACGCTTATATTATTAACGGAGGTGGAATCCCCCTAGCAAAAATATTTGTGGAGGGAATCGCAATAGGATATACTTATTCTTCAGAGGTTTGTTCAGTTTGCACCATAAGGGGCAGGACTCAAAGGCCAGCATTTTGGAAAGATAAATAA